The proteins below are encoded in one region of Helianthus annuus cultivar XRQ/B chromosome 2, HanXRQr2.0-SUNRISE, whole genome shotgun sequence:
- the LOC110898876 gene encoding tropomyosin-like, with translation MLYRTFILGEANARAANHQIVREWRTMVRERADWEGYRERSLKRIAEFEKSKAALDEERAKFEADKKAEEWGREGLQKKLHNVEEQLAKEKAEFKRICAQDNERAYAARQKIVDLEAKVADLTSNLEEAQGEKAAKQQVEVELSEAKVQLSSKDRDLRAKDVEIAELKRRLNEQIDRCESLEIDLEAERVKAATAEEARAVSTAALNVAQTNYSEAQGIVDTLVSEAEWMRTRGVALVANSILNAGELDRAVAALTDAARAVGHRGGYLECASHVEQILGQEFDVSHCSVTDRADAALAQAENSYDNLSLPIMDLVVESLKKDDWCQRLKAFLDPPVTVELSDEDPAGDDGGDGDDDGDDDDGEDAGDDDGDRRDE, from the exons ATGTTATATCGCACCTTTATACTTGGAGAAGCCAACGCTCGTGCTGCCAACCACCAGATAGTTCGCGAATGGCGGACAATGGTTAGAGAACGCGCCGACTGGGAGGGTTATCGTGAGCGCTCGTTAAAACGCATTGCTGAGTTTGAGAAGTCCAAGGCTGCTCTTGATGAGGAGAGAGCCAAGTTTGAAGCCGATAAGAAGGCCGAAGAATGGGGCCGCGAAGGCCTGCAAAAGAAACTTCATAATGTTGAAGAGCAACTGGCCAAAGAGAAGGCCGAGTTTAAACGTATTTGTGCCCAAGACAACGAGCGCGCCTACGCGGCTCGACAGAAGATTGTTGATCTTGAGGCTAAAGTTGCTGATTTGACATCGAATCTAGAGGAGGCGCAGGGAGAGAAGGCTGCCAAGCAACAGGTGGAG GTTGAGTTGTCTGAGGCCAAGGTGCAGCTGTCTAGCAAGGACAGAGATCTCCGCGCCAAGGACGTTGAGATTGCGGAGCTCAAACGTCGCTTGAACGAGCAAATCGACAGATGTGAGTCGTTGGAGATCGACCTGGAGGCCGAGAGGGTTAAGGCTGCTACAgctgaggaggcgcgtgctgtCAGTACTGCCGCGCTTAACGTGGCTCAAACCAACTACTCCGAGGCCCAAGGAATCGTTGATACGCTTGTCTCGGAGGCTGAAtggatgcgcactcgtggagtagCGCTT gttgccaactccatctTAAATGCTGGCGAGCTTGATCGCGCCGTTGCTGCTCTCACAGATGCGGCGCGTGCGGTGGGTCATCGAGGAGGTTACTTGGAATGTGCCAGTCACGTTGAGCAGATACTAGGGCAAGAATTTGATGTAAGCCATTGCTCGGTGACTGATCGTGCTGATGCTGCGCTTGCACAAGCTGAAAACTCGTATGACAACCTTAGCTTGCCTATCATGGATCTGGTTGTGGAATCTTTGAAAAAAGACGACTGGTGCCAGCGTCTTAAAGCATTCCTCGACCCACCAGTTACCGTCGAACTATCCGATGAAGACCCAGCTGGTGATGACGGTGGAGATGGAGATGATGATGGCGACGATGACGATGGTGAGGATGCcggagatgatgatggtgatcgaCGCGATGAATAG
- the LOC110898865 gene encoding histone H3-like centromeric protein CNA1: protein MARTKQTARKSTGGKAPRKQLATKAARKSAPATGGVKKPHRFRPGTVALREIRKYQKSTELLIRKLPFQRLVREIAQDFKTDLRFQSSAVAALQEAAEAYLVGLFEDTNLCAIHAKRVTIMPKDMQLARRIRGERAFTAKIPNPPLYITHTTNHQSQYPHLHKPAFNSQIQTKSMARTKQTARKSTGGKAPRKQLATKAARKSAPATGGVKKPHRFRPGTVALREIRKYQKSTELLIRKLPFQRLVREIAQDFKTDLRFQSSAVAALQEAAEAYLVGLFEDTNLCAIHAKRVTIMPKDMQLARRIRGERA, encoded by the exons ATGGCCCGTACAAAGCAAACAGCCAGAAAATCCACTGGAGGAAAGGCTCCAAGGAAGCAACTAGCCACCAAAGCAGCCCGAAAATCAGCACCTGCAACCGGAGGCGTAAAAAAGCCTCACAGATTCAGGCCTGGAACCGTGGCATTGAGGGAGATCAGGAAGTACCAGAAGAGCACTGAGCTTTTGATCCGGAAGCTTCCGTTCCAGCGCCTTGTGAGAGAGATTGCTCAGGATTTCAAGACCGATTTAAGGTTTCAGAGTTCTGCTGTTGCTGCTCTTCAGGAAGCTGCTGAGGCGTATTTGGTTGGGTTGTTTGAGGATACAAATTTGTGTGCGATTCATGCGAAGAGAGTTACGATTATGCCGAAAGATATGCAGCTTGCCAGGAGGATCCGTGGGGAAAGGGCT TTCACCGCCAAAATCCCAAACCCTCCACTATACATAACCCACACCACAAACCACCAATCACAATATCCCCATCTTCACAAACCAGCATTCAATTCTCAAATTCAAACAAAATCCATGGCCCGTACAAAGCAAACAGCCAGAAAATCCACCGGAGGAAAGGCTCCAAGGAAGCAACTAGCCACCAAAGCAGCCCGAAAATCAGCACCCGCAACCGGAGGCGTAAAAAAGCCTCACAGATTCAGGCCTGGAACCGTTGCGTTGAGGGAGATCAGGAAGTACCAGAAGAGCACTGAGCTTTTGATCCGGAAGCTTCCGTTCCAGCGCCTTGTGAGAGAGATTGCTCAGGATTTTAAGACGGATTTACGGTTTCAAAGCTCTGCTGTTGCTGCTCTTCAGGAGGCTGCTGAGGCGTATTTGGTTGGGTTGTTTGAGGATACAAATTTGTGTGCGATTCATGCGAAGAGAGTCACGATTATGCCGAAAGATATGCAGCTTGCCAGGAGGATCCGTGGGGAAAGGGCTTAG